The following coding sequences are from one Pseudonocardia sp. HH130630-07 window:
- a CDS encoding biotin--[acetyl-CoA-carboxylase] ligase, which yields MTSGTDSDPGRRDHRADEPFDVYSLRTAVLRPAGGWAAVDVVASTGSTNADLLAEAGRGAPDRSVLIAEEQVRGRGRLDRTWTSRPGAALTMSVLWRPEGVPADRLGWVPMLAGVALVDAIRELSPELPVALKWPNDLLAGPSLGKAAGILAEMTALSGGGPGIVLGIGLNVSTPSPELPWGATSLSAHGLTASRAEVAVALLTHLHRWEADWRESGGDADASGLRSAYRSRCASLGARVRVEKPGGESLVGMAEDVDPQGRLLVHSDGGQRVAVAAGDIVHLRAADHS from the coding sequence ATGACCAGCGGGACCGATTCCGATCCGGGCCGGCGCGACCACCGTGCGGACGAGCCGTTCGACGTCTACTCCCTCCGCACGGCGGTGCTGCGCCCGGCCGGCGGCTGGGCGGCGGTCGACGTGGTCGCCTCGACCGGCTCGACCAACGCCGACCTGCTCGCCGAGGCGGGCCGCGGCGCCCCCGACCGCTCGGTGCTGATCGCCGAGGAACAGGTCCGTGGCCGGGGCCGGCTGGACCGGACGTGGACCTCGCGGCCGGGCGCCGCGCTCACCATGTCGGTGCTGTGGCGGCCCGAGGGCGTCCCGGCCGACCGGCTCGGCTGGGTGCCGATGCTCGCCGGGGTGGCGCTCGTCGACGCCATCCGGGAGCTGTCCCCGGAGCTGCCGGTGGCCCTGAAGTGGCCGAACGACCTGCTCGCGGGCCCGTCGCTGGGCAAGGCCGCCGGAATTCTCGCCGAGATGACAGCATTGTCCGGTGGTGGTCCCGGCATCGTGCTCGGGATCGGGCTGAACGTGTCGACGCCGTCCCCCGAGCTGCCGTGGGGCGCGACGTCGCTGTCCGCACACGGGCTCACGGCGTCCCGCGCCGAGGTGGCGGTCGCCCTGCTCACCCACCTGCACCGGTGGGAGGCCGACTGGCGCGAGAGCGGCGGCGACGCCGACGCCAGCGGGCTGCGCAGTGCCTACCGGTCGCGGTGCGCCAGCCTCGGCGCCCGGGTGCGGGTGGAGAAGCCCGGCGGCGAGTCGCTGGTCGGGATGGCCGAGGACGTCGACCCGCAGGGCAGGCTGCTGGTGCACTCGGACGGCGGACAGCGCGTCGCGGTGGCGGCCGGTGACATCGTCCATCTGCGCGCTGCCGATCACTCGTAG
- a CDS encoding PH domain-containing protein: MAFPADALDDDERVVLAGRPHWRLCLRPAAALLLVAAMAGFAGAVVRLQPWAPYAWALIGALAVPAAVRWTVLPIARWRCSHLVLTDRRFLVRDGVLRRDGLDVPMDRIDAVRVRTTGPGRLLGYGVLLLDVAGRQLRFTDVPAVERVQARLHRQIGRLADARHSAGVERQHTALREHADAAVRERMGRSPQRRSTEEPRAVPERTAS, encoded by the coding sequence ATGGCGTTCCCGGCCGACGCGCTCGACGACGACGAGCGCGTCGTGCTGGCCGGGCGCCCGCACTGGCGGCTCTGCCTGCGCCCGGCCGCTGCGTTGCTGCTGGTCGCGGCCATGGCCGGGTTCGCGGGCGCGGTCGTGCGGCTGCAGCCGTGGGCGCCGTACGCCTGGGCGCTGATCGGTGCGCTCGCCGTGCCGGCCGCGGTGCGGTGGACCGTGCTCCCGATCGCCCGCTGGCGGTGTTCGCACCTCGTCCTGACCGACCGGCGGTTCCTCGTGCGCGACGGCGTCCTGCGCCGGGACGGCCTGGACGTCCCGATGGACCGGATCGACGCCGTCCGGGTCCGGACGACGGGGCCCGGCCGGCTGCTCGGCTACGGCGTCCTGCTGCTCGACGTGGCCGGCCGGCAGCTGCGGTTCACCGACGTCCCGGCGGTCGAGCGGGTCCAGGCCCGGCTGCACCGCCAGATCGGCCGGCTGGCCGACGCCCGGCACAGCGCCGGGGTGGAGAGGCAGCACACAGCGCTGCGGGAGCACGCCGACGCCGCGGTCCGGGAGAGGATGGGGCGATCACCGCAGCGACGGAGCACGGAGGAACCGCGGGCCGTGCCGGAGAGGACAGCGTCATGA
- a CDS encoding hydroxymethylglutaryl-CoA lyase, whose product MTSLPVTVRDPGLPERVEIYEVGPRDGLQNEKAVVPVAVKAEFLDRLADAGLRTLEATSFVHPKWVPQLADAAELLDVLERRDGLDYPVLTPNERGLDRAIAAGCDHVAVFASATETFAQRNLNRGLDEQFAMFEPTVTRAVREGLRVRAYVSMVFGDPWEGGVDPAQAAAVGARLMEMGCEELSLGDTIGVATPAHVGAVLDACAGRGVGVDRVAVHFHDTYGQALANTLAALRRGVTTVDASAGGLGGCPYAGSATGNLATEDLVWMLDGLGIAHGVDLRALVATSGWMAGHLGRPSPSRVVTALTPEGP is encoded by the coding sequence ATGACCAGCCTGCCGGTGACGGTGCGCGATCCCGGTCTCCCGGAGCGCGTCGAGATCTACGAGGTCGGCCCGCGGGACGGCCTGCAGAACGAGAAGGCCGTCGTCCCCGTCGCGGTGAAGGCGGAGTTCCTCGACCGGCTGGCCGACGCCGGCCTGCGCACGCTGGAGGCCACGAGCTTCGTGCACCCGAAGTGGGTGCCCCAGCTCGCCGACGCCGCCGAGCTGCTCGACGTGCTGGAGCGCCGGGACGGCCTCGACTACCCGGTGCTCACGCCGAACGAGCGCGGCCTGGACCGGGCGATCGCGGCCGGCTGCGACCACGTCGCCGTGTTCGCCTCGGCCACCGAGACGTTCGCGCAGCGCAACCTCAACCGCGGCCTCGACGAGCAGTTCGCGATGTTCGAACCGACCGTCACCCGCGCCGTGCGGGAGGGGCTGCGGGTGCGGGCGTACGTGTCGATGGTGTTCGGCGACCCGTGGGAGGGCGGCGTCGACCCGGCGCAGGCGGCCGCCGTCGGGGCGCGGCTGATGGAGATGGGGTGCGAGGAGCTCTCGCTCGGCGACACGATCGGGGTGGCGACGCCGGCGCACGTCGGCGCGGTCCTGGACGCCTGCGCCGGGCGCGGCGTCGGCGTCGACCGGGTCGCGGTGCACTTCCACGACACCTACGGCCAGGCGCTCGCCAACACGCTGGCCGCGCTGCGCCGGGGTGTGACGACGGTCGACGCCAGCGCCGGTGGGCTCGGCGGCTGCCCGTACGCCGGATCGGCCACCGGCAACCTGGCGACCGAGGACCTGGTGTGGATGCTCGACGGGCTCGGCATCGCGCACGGCGTGGACCTGCGGGCACTGGTCGCCACCAGCGGATGGATGGCCGGGCACCTGGGGCGGCCGTCGCCGTCGCGGGTGGTCACCGCGCTCACCCCGGAAGGCCCGTGA
- a CDS encoding RidA family protein, translating into MTVTLVHPERVNRVDVHHQVADTRGTRTVYLAGQVSWDTEGNLVGPGDVAAQAEQAYLNIAAALDAVGATAADLAKVTVYIVDLDEAKAEQFVVGRERAAATLGVQLQQPSTWIGVTALAAPGYLVEVDATAVLP; encoded by the coding sequence ATGACCGTCACGCTGGTACACCCCGAGCGCGTCAACCGGGTCGACGTCCACCACCAGGTCGCCGACACCCGCGGCACGCGCACCGTCTACCTGGCCGGGCAGGTCTCCTGGGACACCGAGGGCAACCTCGTGGGACCGGGCGACGTCGCCGCGCAGGCCGAGCAGGCGTACCTGAACATCGCCGCGGCGCTCGACGCGGTCGGGGCCACGGCGGCCGACCTGGCCAAGGTCACCGTGTACATCGTGGACCTCGACGAGGCGAAGGCGGAGCAGTTCGTCGTCGGGCGCGAGCGGGCGGCCGCGACGCTGGGCGTGCAGCTCCAGCAGCCGAGCACCTGGATCGGGGTCACCGCCCTGGCTGCCCCGGGCTACCTGGTCGAGGTCGACGCCACCGCCGTACTGCCCTGA
- a CDS encoding glycine hydroxymethyltransferase, producing MPSSHPQSVAVNAALEVIGDVEPRIATAIAAELTDQRASLKLIASENYASPAVLLAMGNWLSDKYAEGTVGHRFYAGCRNVDTVEGIAAEHARALFGAEHAYVQPHSGIDANLVAFWAVLAQRVEAPALTGVGVRHVDKLGDEDWQALRHELGNQRMLGMSLDAGGHLTHGARSNISGKLFDLYSYGTDPATGLIDYDALRRTAHEVEPLIILGGYSAYPRKVDFRVLREIADEVGATLMVDMAHFAGLVASGQFSGDFDPVRHAHIVTTTTHKSLRGPRGGMVLCDAELAPYVDRGCPMVLGGPMPHVMAAKAVALAEARRPEFRDYGARVLANAAAIAEGLSRRGATLVTGGTDNHLVLIDVGGYGLTGRQAEQALLDAGIVTNRNSIPSDPNGPWYTSGIRIGTPALTTRGLTTDDMDRIAELIHTVLDATEPGTADDGTRSPARYRLDPALAEKVATQAGELLAGYPLYPDVVLG from the coding sequence GTGCCCTCGTCCCATCCCCAGTCCGTCGCCGTCAACGCCGCGCTCGAGGTCATCGGTGACGTCGAACCACGGATCGCCACCGCCATCGCGGCCGAGCTGACCGACCAGCGCGCGTCGCTCAAGCTCATCGCCAGCGAGAACTACGCCTCGCCCGCCGTCCTGCTCGCCATGGGCAACTGGCTCAGCGACAAGTACGCCGAGGGCACCGTCGGCCACCGCTTCTACGCCGGCTGCCGCAACGTCGACACGGTCGAGGGCATCGCGGCCGAGCACGCCAGGGCGCTGTTCGGGGCCGAGCACGCCTACGTCCAGCCGCACTCCGGCATCGACGCCAACCTGGTCGCCTTCTGGGCGGTGCTGGCCCAGCGGGTCGAGGCGCCGGCGCTGACCGGCGTCGGCGTCCGGCACGTCGACAAGCTCGGCGACGAGGACTGGCAGGCGCTGCGCCACGAGCTGGGCAACCAGCGGATGCTCGGGATGTCGCTGGACGCCGGCGGCCACCTCACCCACGGCGCCCGCTCGAACATCTCCGGCAAGCTGTTCGACCTCTACAGCTACGGCACCGACCCGGCGACCGGGCTGATCGACTACGACGCGCTGCGGCGCACCGCGCACGAGGTCGAGCCGCTGATCATCCTCGGCGGGTACTCGGCGTACCCGCGCAAGGTCGACTTCCGCGTCCTGCGGGAGATCGCCGACGAGGTCGGCGCCACCCTCATGGTCGACATGGCGCACTTCGCCGGCCTAGTCGCGAGCGGCCAGTTCAGCGGTGACTTCGATCCGGTGCGGCACGCGCACATCGTCACCACCACCACGCACAAGTCCCTGCGCGGCCCGCGCGGCGGGATGGTCCTGTGCGACGCCGAGCTGGCGCCCTATGTCGACCGGGGCTGCCCGATGGTGCTCGGGGGCCCGATGCCGCACGTCATGGCGGCCAAGGCGGTCGCGCTCGCCGAGGCCCGGCGCCCGGAGTTCCGCGACTACGGGGCCCGGGTGCTGGCGAACGCGGCCGCGATCGCCGAGGGACTCAGCCGGCGCGGCGCGACGCTGGTCACCGGCGGGACCGACAACCATCTCGTCCTGATCGACGTGGGCGGGTACGGGCTGACCGGGCGGCAGGCCGAGCAGGCGTTGCTGGACGCCGGCATCGTCACCAACCGCAACTCGATCCCGTCGGACCCCAACGGCCCCTGGTACACCTCGGGCATCCGGATCGGCACCCCGGCGCTCACCACCCGCGGGCTGACGACCGACGACATGGACCGCATCGCCGAGCTCATCCACACCGTGCTGGACGCCACCGAGCCGGGCACCGCCGACGACGGCACGCGCTCGCCCGCCCGCTACCGGCTCGACCCGGCACTCGCCGAGAAGGTGGCGACGCAGGCGGGCGAGCTGCTCGCCGGGTACCCCCTCTACCCGGACGTCGTCCTCGGCTGA
- a CDS encoding AAA family ATPase has protein sequence MLPVVWVLGTSGVGKSTAGYRMLSELAARGVTAAFVDADQLRLARGVAASETELIASSMPALSDGYRAQGARVLVVAGLADDRDHLSRLLPGVPRERVLAVWLEADDDAVRERIRRRGWLVHLADDAVAHAARIDPAVADLRLDTTGLTPAEVAARITGPALAHLEIASGHHGTRPVHGATAVPRRVVLVTGPGGAGVSTIGYQVVARLARAGEPVGYLDAHQLRFLGTSVGDDRLAGLRARNVRAVAGGLVRGGARTVVVGGDVPTVRRLGVVRGAEQVRLFWLHASPDALAERVTSRAGGGGPPVAGDRRLGLTGRALADAIAAAVRESGCARPSGAEVVDTTGRDPAQVAEAIVASLSAQPR, from the coding sequence GTGCTGCCCGTCGTCTGGGTGCTCGGGACCTCGGGGGTGGGGAAGTCCACCGCGGGGTACCGGATGCTGTCCGAGCTGGCTGCGCGTGGGGTCACGGCCGCGTTCGTGGACGCCGACCAGCTCCGGCTCGCCCGCGGTGTGGCCGCCTCGGAGACCGAGCTGATCGCCTCCTCGATGCCCGCCCTGAGCGACGGGTACCGCGCGCAGGGCGCCCGCGTGCTGGTCGTCGCCGGGCTCGCCGACGACCGCGACCATCTGTCCCGACTGCTGCCGGGCGTACCCCGCGAACGCGTGCTGGCGGTGTGGCTGGAGGCGGACGACGACGCCGTCCGGGAGCGGATACGACGTCGCGGGTGGCTGGTCCATCTCGCCGACGACGCCGTGGCCCACGCCGCGCGGATCGATCCCGCGGTGGCCGATCTGCGGCTGGACACGACCGGCCTGACCCCGGCGGAGGTCGCAGCGCGGATCACGGGTCCGGCACTCGCACACCTGGAGATCGCCTCCGGGCACCACGGCACCCGTCCGGTGCACGGCGCGACCGCGGTTCCGCGACGGGTCGTCCTGGTCACCGGACCGGGTGGTGCCGGGGTGTCGACCATCGGCTACCAGGTCGTCGCCCGCCTGGCACGGGCCGGCGAGCCGGTGGGGTACCTCGATGCGCATCAGCTCCGTTTCCTCGGGACCAGCGTCGGCGATGACCGGCTCGCTGGGCTGCGCGCCCGGAACGTCCGCGCGGTCGCGGGAGGTCTCGTCCGGGGCGGTGCCCGGACCGTCGTGGTCGGCGGGGACGTTCCTACGGTGCGCCGGCTCGGCGTCGTCCGGGGTGCGGAGCAGGTACGGCTGTTCTGGCTGCACGCGTCCCCCGATGCGCTCGCCGAACGCGTCACGTCGCGGGCCGGGGGTGGCGGTCCGCCCGTTGCGGGTGACCGCCGACTCGGGCTCACCGGCCGGGCGCTGGCCGACGCGATCGCCGCGGCGGTGCGGGAGAGCGGGTGTGCGCGGCCGTCGGGTGCCGAGGTCGTGGACACCACGGGTCGGGACCCTGCGCAGGTCGCGGAAGCCATCGTGGCGTCGTTGTCCGCGCAGCCTCGGTGA
- a CDS encoding MaoC family dehydratase: MAELAYEDMAPGAVFDLGTTVVDHDEMLAFARRFDPQPFHVDPEAAKASVFGALAASGWFTAGLWMRAYTDNVLSRSTALGSPGGDEIAWPAPVFAGDELRGTMEVVDARVSRSRPGLGLVTLRGTMTRTTDDTLVYRSRFISMFGLRNA, translated from the coding sequence GTGGCTGAGCTCGCCTACGAGGACATGGCCCCGGGCGCGGTGTTCGACCTCGGCACCACGGTGGTCGACCACGACGAGATGCTGGCCTTCGCCCGGCGCTTCGACCCGCAGCCGTTCCACGTCGACCCGGAGGCGGCGAAGGCCTCGGTGTTCGGCGCGCTCGCCGCGTCCGGCTGGTTCACCGCCGGGCTGTGGATGCGCGCCTACACCGACAACGTCCTGAGCCGCTCGACCGCGCTCGGCTCGCCCGGCGGCGACGAGATCGCCTGGCCGGCGCCGGTGTTCGCGGGCGACGAGCTGCGCGGGACGATGGAGGTCGTCGACGCGCGGGTGTCGCGCAGCCGCCCCGGGCTGGGCCTGGTCACCCTGCGCGGGACGATGACCCGCACCACCGACGACACCCTGGTCTACCGGTCCCGGTTTATCAGCATGTTCGGGCTGCGCAACGCCTGA
- a CDS encoding inositol monophosphatase family protein, with protein MRPDQNPVAGAGDLDLALRLADLADAITLPRFRAADLRVSRKPDRTPVTDADTAAEDAVRAALGHERPRDAILGEERGGSAGAGRVWVIDPIDSTKNFSRGVPAWATLIALVVDDVPAVGVVSAPALHRRWWGSAGAGSWARDLPSGTPRRIAVSGVADLDDAYVSTTDTDVFRTEGDRRDGWLALTEACWESRAFGDFWHHVLVAEGVIDVAVEPAANPWDLAAPAVVVREAGGRLTDLAGAPTHSGGNGLTSNGLLHDRVLEIFGG; from the coding sequence GTGCGCCCCGACCAGAACCCGGTGGCCGGCGCGGGGGACCTCGACCTCGCGCTGCGGCTCGCCGACCTCGCCGACGCGATCACCCTGCCCCGCTTCCGGGCCGCCGACCTGCGGGTGAGCCGCAAGCCGGACCGCACCCCGGTGACCGACGCCGACACCGCCGCCGAGGACGCCGTCCGCGCAGCGCTGGGCCACGAGCGTCCGCGGGACGCGATCCTCGGCGAGGAGCGGGGCGGCTCGGCGGGCGCCGGGCGGGTCTGGGTGATCGACCCGATCGACAGCACCAAGAACTTCTCCCGCGGCGTCCCGGCCTGGGCGACGCTGATCGCGCTCGTCGTCGACGACGTCCCGGCGGTCGGGGTGGTGAGCGCCCCGGCCCTGCACCGCCGCTGGTGGGGCTCGGCCGGAGCCGGTTCGTGGGCGCGCGACCTGCCGTCCGGGACGCCGCGGCGGATCGCCGTGTCCGGCGTCGCGGACCTGGACGACGCCTACGTCTCGACCACCGACACCGACGTCTTCCGCACCGAGGGCGACCGGCGCGACGGCTGGCTCGCCCTCACCGAGGCGTGCTGGGAGTCCCGCGCGTTCGGCGACTTCTGGCACCACGTGCTCGTCGCGGAGGGCGTGATCGACGTCGCGGTCGAGCCGGCCGCGAACCCGTGGGACCTGGCCGCGCCGGCCGTCGTCGTGCGGGAGGCCGGTGGGCGGTTGACCGATCTCGCCGGAGCGCCCACCCACTCCGGTGGCAACGGCCTGACCAGCAACGGCCTGCTGCACGACCGGGTGCTGGAGATCTTCGGTGGCTGA